A single region of the Triticum dicoccoides isolate Atlit2015 ecotype Zavitan chromosome 2B, WEW_v2.0, whole genome shotgun sequence genome encodes:
- the LOC119368493 gene encoding probable folate-biopterin transporter 2 codes for MEQLQETPHGDGNLKAAPDPGHGGGNGGCIAPNGTLPCGWLGRLSRELHWSFVLAVVAVYGACQGVGSSFGSVAAGYYWKDVQRVQPAASQFYQGVVNVPWVVKPLWGLFTDVVPVAGYRRRPYLLLAGVMGVSSMLTLALRRTPAIAPALVAFTTQAAGAAIADVVVDAMVAQNSISHPPLAADMQSMCGYCSSAGALVGYSISGLVVHAIGSQGALGLLSIPSVLVFSAGILVKEERAKDFEYNQVHKKFYEAVESMWSTLKCPQVWRPCVYMFLMFVLSPDIQGGLFYWYTDSSTGLAFSEGFIGLIYSIGSVGSLLGVLLYQNMLKDYPFRGLLLWGQLLACLSGMIDLVLVTRLNLRIGMADYLFAVMDNSVSQLIGQLKWLPLLVLCSKLCPVGIEGTFFALLMSIQNLGLLMSAWWGGLLLHALGVSRTEFGNLWVAVLARNAMRLLPLAFLFLVPRSDQSSTILPAEMLLADGGSAGHVEPGSSGVIEFSVLHGNENGEVVETEEEELELTPLMEKI; via the exons ATGGAGCAGCTCCAAGAAACACCGCACGGAGATGGAAATCTCAAGGCCGCCCCAGATCCCGGACACGGAGGCGGCAATGGCGGCTGCATCGCTCCCAATGGCACCCTCCCCTGCGGCTGGCTCGGTCGTCTGTCCCGCGAGCTGCATTGGAGCTTCGTGCTCGCCGTCGTCGCCGTCTACGGCGCCTGCCAGGGCGTCGGCTCCTCATTCGGCAGCGTCGCCGCGGGGTACTACTGGAAGGACGTGCAGCGCGTGCAGCCGGCCGCCTCGCAGTTCTACCAGGGCGTCGTCAACGTGCCCTGGGTCGTCAAGCCCCTGTGGGGCCTCTTCACcgacgtcgtccccgtcgccggctACCGCCGCCGCCCGTACCTCCTCCTCGCAG GCGTCATGGGCGTGTCGTCCATGCTCACGCTTGCTCTGCGCCGCACGCCGGCGATCGCACCGGCATTGGTGGCGTTCACGACGCAGGCCGCGGGCGCCGCCATAGCCGACGTGGTGGTGGACGCCATGGTCGCGCAGAACAGCATAAGCCACCCTCCGCTCGCCGCCGACATGCAGAGCATGTGCGGGTATTGCTCCTCCGCCGGCGCATTGGTGGGGTACTCCATCAGCGGCCTCGTCGTTCACGCAATAGGTTCCCAG GGGGCTCTTGGCTTGCTGAGCATCCCCTCCGTGCTCGTATTTTCGGCCGGGATTCTTGTCAAGGAGGAGCGGGCCAAGGATTTCGAGTACAACCAG GTTCACAAGAAGTTCTACGAAGCAGTTGAATCAATGTGGTCAACATTGAAGTGCCCGCAAGTCTGGAGGCCGTGCGTTTACATGTTCTTAATGTTCGTGCTAAGCCCGGACATCCAAGGAGGGCTGTTCTACTGGTACACAGATTCGAGCACCGGACTCGCATTTTCCGAG GGATTCATTGGTCTCATCTACTCGATAGGCTCAGTGGGCTCGCTGCTCGGCGTCCTGCTCTACCAGAACATGCTCAAGGACTACCCGTTCCGCGGCCTGCTCCTATGGGGCCAGCTGCTGGCCTGCCTGTCCGGGATGATCGACCTGGTGCTGGTCACCAGGCTGAACCTGAGGATCGGCATGGCGGACTACCTCTTCGCTGTGATGGACAACAGCGTCTCCCAGCTGATCGGCCAGCTGAAATGGCTGCCGCTCCTCGTGCTCTGCTCCAAGCTCTGCCCCGTGGGCATCGAGGGCACCTTCTTCGCGCTGCTCATGTCCATCCAGAACCTCGGCCTGCTCATGTCCGCCTGGTGGGGCGGCCTCCTGCTGCACGCGCTGGGCGTGTCGCGGACCGAGTTCGGGAACCTCTGGGTGGCCGTGCTGGCGAGGAACGCCATGCGGCTGCTCCCGCTGGCGTTCCTGTTCCTGGTGCCTCGGAGCGACCAGAGCTCGACCATCCTTCCCGCGGAGATGCTGCTTGCGGATGGAGGTTCCGCGGGACATGTGGAACCAGGGTCGTCAGGTGTCATCGAGTTTTCTGTCCTCCATGGAAATGAAAATGGTGAAGTTGTTGAGACTGAGGAAGAGGAACTAGAGCTGACCCCACTCATGGAGAAGATCTGA